AACGTAACCTGGTTAATACCTACGTTTGGACGGCAGAGGGTGGCTTCTTTGCCGAAACAACGGAGTTAACGGACTCCATGAGTGAAACCGTTGGCGGTTCCTTCTCGTTGAAGGGTTCTGCTACGGGTGGTTTTGGCACGGATATCGAGATCTTTGGTGTGGGTGTGAAGCTGGAGATGGAAGCTGCGATTGGAGGCAGTTTGAACCTCACCAAGAGCAAAACCCGAGACTCGGAAAAATCCTTTAGCCTCAATGTTGAGTTGGAAGTACCCGACAACATCCAAAAATATGTCGATAGCAAGCCGATTTATGACCAAAACGGCAAACCTGTTTTACAAGCGGGTAAAGTGGATGCCTATCGCTTCATGACATTTTATCTGGAGCCGAGTGTGCAGAACTTTGACACGTTTGTCAACAAAGTGGTTGATCCGATTTGGTTAGAGGAAAGTAAGCATCCTAATGCGGCTGCTATTCGGAATGCTCTTAAGACCCAACAAAAGGCGAAAAAAGATACGGAAAAAAGCATCCCTTGGCGGGTAATGCACCGTGTCACCTTTGTCAGTCGGGTTCTGCCTGAAATTCCGGTGGATAAAACCCCGCAAACCCCTGAAGAAACCCTCAAAGCCGCTGATATCGATAGCAACTACGAACTGATTAAGCGCCTGGAACCGTTTGTCAGCGATAAGCTGGATGATTATGTACAGTTTACGGATGCTGTGCGGAATGCCATTGATGCCTATATTCCTGAGTTGAAACCTGCTAAGGATTACATTGTGGAATATATGTGTCAGTATTATCAGGTGTTTGATTGATGAAGAGATAGCAGACAATAGTAAGGCGTTTGAGTAGCAACTGATACTGACCCAAATTGCTAAGTTAGAACCAAGAAGGGTTCAAGCAAAAATGCTTAAACCCTTCTTAATTAGGTCTGACCTCTACAGGCAAACTACTAACTCAGCTGTGATGTTTAGTAGTTACGAGAGAAGTTTTTACCGTTTCCGCGATCGCCACCAAATGAGCCGCCGCGATCTTCACGAGGTTTGGCTTTATTAACCTTCAGATCACGACCCATCCACTCCGCACCGTCTAGTGCGTCAATGGCAGCGGCTTCCTCAGAATCTGCGCTCATTTCTACAAAACCAAAGCCACGCATACGACCCGTTTCACGATCCACAGGAAGCTGAACTCGCTTTACAGATCCATACTCTGCAAATACAGAGGTCAGATCGTCATTAGTAACGTCATACGACAGATTGCCTACATAGATTGACATAGCTTGTCTCCAAAGATTAGAGGATGTGTAGAGTAAATGCTCGGAGAGAAGTCTGTCAATGGAAAAACGTGAAAACTCGTTAATACTAAAAACAAATGTTGCTAACCGGTATTCATTCTTTGAAATCAATATAGCACGTTTGAAAAGCTTATGGGGGTTTTGGGATTGTGAAATCAACAAAAAAATCTAGCGAGTATTCTTACTTATTGTTAAAGGGACGGAAGCAGAAAATCCAAGTCGTGAGTCTTGGGAATCCCACACCATAAGCTTGATCGTTGGT
This genomic window from Planktothrix sp. FACHB-1365 contains:
- a CDS encoding RNA-binding protein — protein: MSIYVGNLSYDVTNDDLTSVFAEYGSVKRVQLPVDRETGRMRGFGFVEMSADSEEAAAIDALDGAEWMGRDLKVNKAKPREDRGGSFGGDRGNGKNFSRNY